One Rissa tridactyla isolate bRisTri1 chromosome 1, bRisTri1.patW.cur.20221130, whole genome shotgun sequence DNA segment encodes these proteins:
- the NHS gene encoding actin remodeling regulator NHS isoform X2, whose protein sequence is MTEGPHNAVSNLDAESKLSVYYRAPWHQQRNIFLPSTRPPCVEELHHHAKQHLRALRREHRSRGDNREQKVQGPIAVVAPPFPPFPAICSQKRQAIKDRHLLPFNSTRSPSPIECCHMTPWSRKSHPPEDEDTDVMLGQRPKNPIHNIPSTLDKQTNWSKALPLPTPEEKMKQDAQVISSCIIPINVTGVGFDREASIRCSLVHSQSVLQRRRKLRRRKTISGIPRRVQQEIDSDESPVARERNVIVHTNPDFSGSSSRRSGTRDSECQTEEILIAAPSRRRIRAQRGQSVVASLSHSAGNILVLADNGDAVFAAAVSNRIRSRSLPREGARASEGHQDAATKNAGYEAECFLTGQERIPKKGKEVLSKQGSQECQPIGLTCPQHLHSPEHSIGERGRSRLSRMADSGSCEISSNSDTFGSPIHSISTAGVLLSSHMDQKDDHQSSSGNWSGSSSTCPSQTSETIPPAASPPLTGSSHCDSELSLNTAPNANEDSSVFITEQFGDHADKVRGHRASSFTSTVADLLDDPNNSNTSDSEWNYLHHHHDASCRQDFSPERPKADSLGCPSFTSMATYDSFLEKSPSDKADTSSHFSVDTEGYYTSMHFDCGLKGNKSYICNYAAVGSEGGQTGSVASSLADCAWQECVSHRRQGRQSISLKKPKAKPAPPKRSSSLRKSEGSTDLPDKKEPKIGAGQHVSHTAREMKLPLEFSNTPSRVEGPSLPAKQELPWSNQGDGGLKDTPFDTADIPSFKDEGAEQPHYADLWLLNDLKSSDPYRSLSNSSTATGTTVIECIKSPESSESQTSQSGSRATTPSLPSVDNEFKLASPEKLAGLASPSSGYSSQSETPTSSFPTAFFSGPLSPGGSKRKPKVPERKSSLQQPLPKDGTASVSKELELPIIPPTHLDLSALHNVLSKPFAHRHQLHALSHSKQSAVGEALHPSPPSALAITPSVLKSVHLRAVNKPEGGKQKGSAPDLLCIQETALMATDVSPGKMRPLLAKKPVPRQYSTEEAIMSYTDASPVESGPRKPPLEKSSSFGGQNSCEREAVASASVGLVEIKSGKDQAHLATERLPESALNQTSAISTDGSQKGSAVLTGDAEGKKAGQGAETEHDLQRAQAQPELSAGGEGRLEAGPASESPDQAEGAAVSHQLNHQPDVSHHVPGNIGYEAETAAVYSPGGASCKQENDIASGIPTKSASDDGRADETAGRTEEPSLKESSPSDESIVSPLSEELQADAEDVFVSPNKPRTTEDLFAVIHRSKRKVLGRKDSGDLAVRNRLRGSSGTSSQPPASSTLPASNVPSAGSGGTPISSQRSPGLIYRNAKKSNTSNEEFKLLLLKKGSRSDSSYRMSATEILKSPILPKSPGELTVDAPQSLEESPPAVSPDASSPLSPCSPRVNAEGFSSKSFPMSASSRVGRSRAPPAASSSRYSVRCRLYNTPMQAISEGETENSDGSPHDDRSSQSST, encoded by the exons TTTAACAGCACCCGTTCGCCCTCCCCAATTGAGTGTTGCCACATGACCCCCTGGAGTAGAAAG TCCCATCCACCAGAGGACGAAGATACAGATGTCATGTTAGGGCAGAGGCCGAAAAATCCAATACATAATATCCCTTCTACACTGGATAAGCAAACCAATTGGAGTAAAGCACTACCTCTCCCAACTCcagaggagaaaatgaaacaagATGCCCAAGTGATTTCTTCTTGCATTATCCCCATCAATGTCACTG GAGTTGGTTTTGACAGAGAGGCTAGTATACGCTGCTCTCTTGTTCATTCACAATCTGTACTACAGCGGAGACGAAagttgaggaggaggaaaaccatCTCTGGCATCCCCAGAAGAGTGCAACAAGAAATAG ATTCAGACGAGTCGCCGGTGGCGAGAGAGCGCAATGTGATTGTGCACACAAACCCGGACTTCTCCggctccagcagcaggaggtcGGGGACCCGGGACTCAGAGTGCCAGACGGAAGAAATCCTGATCGCTGCTCCCTCCCGGCGGCGGATCCGCGCCCAGAGGGGCCAGAGCGTTGTTGCCTCCCTCTCCCACTCTGCTGGCAACATCTTGGTGCTGGCGGACAACGGGGATGCCGTCTTCGCTGCCGCTGTCAGCAACCGCATCCGCTCGCGCAGCCTTCCTCGCGAGGGTGCCCGGGCCAGCGAGGGCCATCAGGATGCTGCCACCAAGAATGCAGGGTACGAAGCAGAGTGCTTCCTAACCGGCCAGGAGAGGATCCCGAAAAAGGGGAAGGAGGTCTTGAGCAAGCAGGGTTCACAAGAGTGCCAGCCCATCGGTTTAACTTGTCCTCAGCACCTGCACAGCCCCGAACACAGCATCGGCGAGAGGGGGAGGTCGCGGCTGTCAAGGATGGCCGATTCCGGCAGCTGCGAGATTTCATCCAACTCAGACACCTTTGGGAGCCCCATTCACTCTATCTCCACAGCGGGAGTCCTGCTCAGCAGCCACATGGACCAGAAAGACGACCACCAGTCCTCCAGTGGCAACTGGAGTGGGAGCAGCTCCACGTGTCCCTCCCAGACGTCCGAAACCATTCCTCCTGCCGCCTCTCCTCCGCTGACGGGCTCTTCACACTGTGACTCCGAGCTGTCACTCAACACCGCTCCCAACGCCAATGAGGACTCCAGTGTCTTCATCACGGAGCAGTTTGGTGACCATGCCGACAAGGTCAGGGGCCATAGGGCAAGCTCCTTCACCTCCACAGTGGCGGATTTACTGGATGACCCCAACAACAGCAACACGAGTGACAGCGAGTGGAACTACCTGCACCACCACCATGACGCCTCCTGTCGCCAGGACTTCAGCCCGGAGCGCCCGAAGGCTGACAGCCTGGGATGTCCCAGCTTCACCAGCATGGCCACCTACGACAGCTTCCTTGAAAAGAGCCCCTCTGACAAGGCAGACACTAGCTCACACTTTTCTGTGGATACCGAAGGATACTATACCTCCATGCACTTTGACTGTGGTCTCAAGGGTAATAAAAGCTATATTTGCAACTATGCAGCCGTGGGCTCTGAGGGCGGCCAGACTGGGAGCGTGGCCTCCAGCCTGGCTGACTGTGCCTGGCAGGAGTGCGTGAGCCACAGGAGGCAGGGACGGCAGAGCATCTCGCTGAAGAAACCAAAGGCAAAGCCAGCCCCACCAAAACGCAGCTCGTCTTTGAGGAAATCAGAGGGCAGCACCGACCTTCCCGACAAGAAAGAACCAAAGATTGGCGCCGGGCAGCACGTCTCTCACACCGCCAGGGAGATGAAGCTGCCCCTTGAGTTTTCAAACACACCTTCCCGAGTGGAAGGCCCCAGCCTGCCGGCCAAGCAGGAGCTCCCCTGGTCGAACCAGGGTGATGGCGGGTTAAAGGACACTCCGTTTGACACCGCTGATATCCCCTCCTTTAAAGATGAAGGTGCTGAACAACCTCACTATGCAGACCTCTGGCTTCTGAACGACTTGAAATCCAGTGATCCTTACAGGTCCTTGTCCAATTCGAGCACTGCTACGGGTACTACAGTCATAGAGTGCATCAAGTCGCCGGAGAGCTCCGAATCCCAGACATCCCAGTCCGGGTCACGAGCCACgaccccatccctcccctccgtCGATAATGAGTTTAAGCTGGCCTCCCCCGAGAAGCTGGCAGGGTTGGCCTCCCCCTCCAGTGGGTACTCCAGCCAGTCGGAGACGCCAACCTCTTCTTTTCCGACCGCTTTCTTCTCGGGACCCTTGTCTCCAGGGGGGAGCAAGAGGAAGCCCAAAGTACCAGAGAGGAAGTCGTCGCTGCAGCAGCCACTCCCGAAAGATGGCACTGCCTCGGTGAGCAAAGAGCTAGAACTTCCCATTATACCTCCTACTCACCTCGACCTAAGTGCTCTTCACAACGTCTTGAGCAAGCCCTTCGCTCACAGGCACCAGCTGCATGCCCTCAGCCACAGCAAGCAGAGCGCCGTCGGGGAagccctgcatcccagccctccctctgCCCTCGCCATCACCCCCTCCGTGCTCAAGTCTGTCCACCTGCGGGCAGTCAACAAGCCTGAAGGAGGGAAACAGAAAGGCAGCGCCCCAGACCTGCTCTGCATACAGGAGACCGCCCTGATGGCCACCGACGTTTCTCCGGGCAAAATGAGGCCGCTCTTAGCTAAGAAACCAGTACCACGCCAGTACTCCACGGAGGAGGCCATAATGTCATACACTGACGCTTCCCCAGTAGAATCAGGGCCCAGAAAGCCGCCTTTAGAAAAAAGCTCTTCTTTCGGCGGGCAGAATAGCTGTGAGCGAGAAGCTGTAGCTTCAGCAAGTGTGGGTCTGGTTGAAATCAAATCCGGGAAGGACCAAGCACACCTGGCCACCGAGCGCTTGCCAGAAAGCGCTCTGAATCAGACGAGTGCCATCTCCACGGACGGGTCTCAGAAGGGCTCGGCTGTCCTCACAGGTGATGCCGAAGGGAAGAAAGCCGGCCAGGGAGCAGAAACAGAGCATGACCTTCAGCGAGCGCAGGCTCAGCCAGAGCTCTCCGCAGGCGGCGAGGGGCGGCTGGAAGCTGGACCTGCGAGTGAAAGCCCAGATCAGGCCGAGGGGGCGGCCGTCAGCCATCAGCTTAACCACCAACCCGATGTAAGCCACCACGTGCCTGGGAATATCGGCTACGAAGCGGAGACAGCGGCAGTGTATTCACCCGGTGGAGCGAGTTGCAAGCAGGAAAATGATATCGCATCAGGTATCCCAACCAAAAGTGCCTCGGATGACGGCAGGGCGGACGAGACGGCGGGCCGCACAGAGGAGCCTTCGCTGAAAG AGTCTTCTCCAAGTGACGAGTCCATCGTGTCTCCGCTGAGCGAGGAGCTGCAGGCTGACGCTGAGGACGTCTTTGTGTCTCCAAACAAACCCCGCACTACTGAGGATCTGTTTGCAGTCATTCACAG ATCAAAAAGGAAAGTTCTCGGGAGAAAGGATTCTGGAGACCTTGCTGTAAGAAACAGGTTGAGAGGTTCATCTGGGACTAGCAGCCAGCCCCCCGCCAGCAGCACGCTGCCTGCCAGCAATGTGCCATCGGCCGGCAGCGGGGGCACTCCCATAAGCAGTCAGAGGTCGCCCGGGCTCATATACAGGAATGCCAAAAAGTCCAACACATCCAACGAGGAGTTTAAACTACTGCTCCTTAAGAAGGGCAGCCGATCCGATTCCAGCTACAGGATGTCCGCCACGGAAATTCTGAAAAGTCCTATTTTGCCCAAGTCTCCCGGAGAGCTGACGGTGGATGCCCCTCAAAGCCTAGAGGAGTCTCCCCCCGCGGTGAGCCCCGATGCATCGTCcccgctctccccctgctcccccagggtCAACGCAGAAGGATTCTCCTCCAAGAGCTTTCCCATGTCGGCATCTTCGAGAGTGGGGCGGTCCCGCGCgcccccagcagccagcagcagccggTACAGTGTGCGGTGCAGGCTGTACAACACACCGATGCAGGCCATCTCCGAAGGAGAGACGGAGAACTCGGACGGCAGCCCCCACGACGATCGGTCTTCTCAGAGCTCAACGTAG
- the NHS gene encoding actin remodeling regulator NHS isoform X5: MKTCLLFLKANETYLWVAGVGFDREASIRCSLVHSQSVLQRRRKLRRRKTISGIPRRVQQEIDSDESPVARERNVIVHTNPDFSGSSSRRSGTRDSECQTEEILIAAPSRRRIRAQRGQSVVASLSHSAGNILVLADNGDAVFAAAVSNRIRSRSLPREGARASEGHQDAATKNAGYEAECFLTGQERIPKKGKEVLSKQGSQECQPIGLTCPQHLHSPEHSIGERGRSRLSRMADSGSCEISSNSDTFGSPIHSISTAGVLLSSHMDQKDDHQSSSGNWSGSSSTCPSQTSETIPPAASPPLTGSSHCDSELSLNTAPNANEDSSVFITEQFGDHADKVRGHRASSFTSTVADLLDDPNNSNTSDSEWNYLHHHHDASCRQDFSPERPKADSLGCPSFTSMATYDSFLEKSPSDKADTSSHFSVDTEGYYTSMHFDCGLKGNKSYICNYAAVGSEGGQTGSVASSLADCAWQECVSHRRQGRQSISLKKPKAKPAPPKRSSSLRKSEGSTDLPDKKEPKIGAGQHVSHTAREMKLPLEFSNTPSRVEGPSLPAKQELPWSNQGDGGLKDTPFDTADIPSFKDEGAEQPHYADLWLLNDLKSSDPYRSLSNSSTATGTTVIECIKSPESSESQTSQSGSRATTPSLPSVDNEFKLASPEKLAGLASPSSGYSSQSETPTSSFPTAFFSGPLSPGGSKRKPKVPERKSSLQQPLPKDGTASVSKELELPIIPPTHLDLSALHNVLSKPFAHRHQLHALSHSKQSAVGEALHPSPPSALAITPSVLKSVHLRAVNKPEGGKQKGSAPDLLCIQETALMATDVSPGKMRPLLAKKPVPRQYSTEEAIMSYTDASPVESGPRKPPLEKSSSFGGQNSCEREAVASASVGLVEIKSGKDQAHLATERLPESALNQTSAISTDGSQKGSAVLTGDAEGKKAGQGAETEHDLQRAQAQPELSAGGEGRLEAGPASESPDQAEGAAVSHQLNHQPDVSHHVPGNIGYEAETAAVYSPGGASCKQENDIASGIPTKSASDDGRADETAGRTEEPSLKESSPSDESIVSPLSEELQADAEDVFVSPNKPRTTEDLFAVIHRSKRKVLGRKDSGDLAVRNRLRGSSGTSSQPPASSTLPASNVPSAGSGGTPISSQRSPGLIYRNAKKSNTSNEEFKLLLLKKGSRSDSSYRMSATEILKSPILPKSPGELTVDAPQSLEESPPAVSPDASSPLSPCSPRVNAEGFSSKSFPMSASSRVGRSRAPPAASSSRYSVRCRLYNTPMQAISEGETENSDGSPHDDRSSQSST, encoded by the exons ATGAAAACTTGTTTACTATTTCTAAAGGCTAATGAGACCTATTTATGGGTTGCAGGAGTTGGTTTTGACAGAGAGGCTAGTATACGCTGCTCTCTTGTTCATTCACAATCTGTACTACAGCGGAGACGAAagttgaggaggaggaaaaccatCTCTGGCATCCCCAGAAGAGTGCAACAAGAAATAG ATTCAGACGAGTCGCCGGTGGCGAGAGAGCGCAATGTGATTGTGCACACAAACCCGGACTTCTCCggctccagcagcaggaggtcGGGGACCCGGGACTCAGAGTGCCAGACGGAAGAAATCCTGATCGCTGCTCCCTCCCGGCGGCGGATCCGCGCCCAGAGGGGCCAGAGCGTTGTTGCCTCCCTCTCCCACTCTGCTGGCAACATCTTGGTGCTGGCGGACAACGGGGATGCCGTCTTCGCTGCCGCTGTCAGCAACCGCATCCGCTCGCGCAGCCTTCCTCGCGAGGGTGCCCGGGCCAGCGAGGGCCATCAGGATGCTGCCACCAAGAATGCAGGGTACGAAGCAGAGTGCTTCCTAACCGGCCAGGAGAGGATCCCGAAAAAGGGGAAGGAGGTCTTGAGCAAGCAGGGTTCACAAGAGTGCCAGCCCATCGGTTTAACTTGTCCTCAGCACCTGCACAGCCCCGAACACAGCATCGGCGAGAGGGGGAGGTCGCGGCTGTCAAGGATGGCCGATTCCGGCAGCTGCGAGATTTCATCCAACTCAGACACCTTTGGGAGCCCCATTCACTCTATCTCCACAGCGGGAGTCCTGCTCAGCAGCCACATGGACCAGAAAGACGACCACCAGTCCTCCAGTGGCAACTGGAGTGGGAGCAGCTCCACGTGTCCCTCCCAGACGTCCGAAACCATTCCTCCTGCCGCCTCTCCTCCGCTGACGGGCTCTTCACACTGTGACTCCGAGCTGTCACTCAACACCGCTCCCAACGCCAATGAGGACTCCAGTGTCTTCATCACGGAGCAGTTTGGTGACCATGCCGACAAGGTCAGGGGCCATAGGGCAAGCTCCTTCACCTCCACAGTGGCGGATTTACTGGATGACCCCAACAACAGCAACACGAGTGACAGCGAGTGGAACTACCTGCACCACCACCATGACGCCTCCTGTCGCCAGGACTTCAGCCCGGAGCGCCCGAAGGCTGACAGCCTGGGATGTCCCAGCTTCACCAGCATGGCCACCTACGACAGCTTCCTTGAAAAGAGCCCCTCTGACAAGGCAGACACTAGCTCACACTTTTCTGTGGATACCGAAGGATACTATACCTCCATGCACTTTGACTGTGGTCTCAAGGGTAATAAAAGCTATATTTGCAACTATGCAGCCGTGGGCTCTGAGGGCGGCCAGACTGGGAGCGTGGCCTCCAGCCTGGCTGACTGTGCCTGGCAGGAGTGCGTGAGCCACAGGAGGCAGGGACGGCAGAGCATCTCGCTGAAGAAACCAAAGGCAAAGCCAGCCCCACCAAAACGCAGCTCGTCTTTGAGGAAATCAGAGGGCAGCACCGACCTTCCCGACAAGAAAGAACCAAAGATTGGCGCCGGGCAGCACGTCTCTCACACCGCCAGGGAGATGAAGCTGCCCCTTGAGTTTTCAAACACACCTTCCCGAGTGGAAGGCCCCAGCCTGCCGGCCAAGCAGGAGCTCCCCTGGTCGAACCAGGGTGATGGCGGGTTAAAGGACACTCCGTTTGACACCGCTGATATCCCCTCCTTTAAAGATGAAGGTGCTGAACAACCTCACTATGCAGACCTCTGGCTTCTGAACGACTTGAAATCCAGTGATCCTTACAGGTCCTTGTCCAATTCGAGCACTGCTACGGGTACTACAGTCATAGAGTGCATCAAGTCGCCGGAGAGCTCCGAATCCCAGACATCCCAGTCCGGGTCACGAGCCACgaccccatccctcccctccgtCGATAATGAGTTTAAGCTGGCCTCCCCCGAGAAGCTGGCAGGGTTGGCCTCCCCCTCCAGTGGGTACTCCAGCCAGTCGGAGACGCCAACCTCTTCTTTTCCGACCGCTTTCTTCTCGGGACCCTTGTCTCCAGGGGGGAGCAAGAGGAAGCCCAAAGTACCAGAGAGGAAGTCGTCGCTGCAGCAGCCACTCCCGAAAGATGGCACTGCCTCGGTGAGCAAAGAGCTAGAACTTCCCATTATACCTCCTACTCACCTCGACCTAAGTGCTCTTCACAACGTCTTGAGCAAGCCCTTCGCTCACAGGCACCAGCTGCATGCCCTCAGCCACAGCAAGCAGAGCGCCGTCGGGGAagccctgcatcccagccctccctctgCCCTCGCCATCACCCCCTCCGTGCTCAAGTCTGTCCACCTGCGGGCAGTCAACAAGCCTGAAGGAGGGAAACAGAAAGGCAGCGCCCCAGACCTGCTCTGCATACAGGAGACCGCCCTGATGGCCACCGACGTTTCTCCGGGCAAAATGAGGCCGCTCTTAGCTAAGAAACCAGTACCACGCCAGTACTCCACGGAGGAGGCCATAATGTCATACACTGACGCTTCCCCAGTAGAATCAGGGCCCAGAAAGCCGCCTTTAGAAAAAAGCTCTTCTTTCGGCGGGCAGAATAGCTGTGAGCGAGAAGCTGTAGCTTCAGCAAGTGTGGGTCTGGTTGAAATCAAATCCGGGAAGGACCAAGCACACCTGGCCACCGAGCGCTTGCCAGAAAGCGCTCTGAATCAGACGAGTGCCATCTCCACGGACGGGTCTCAGAAGGGCTCGGCTGTCCTCACAGGTGATGCCGAAGGGAAGAAAGCCGGCCAGGGAGCAGAAACAGAGCATGACCTTCAGCGAGCGCAGGCTCAGCCAGAGCTCTCCGCAGGCGGCGAGGGGCGGCTGGAAGCTGGACCTGCGAGTGAAAGCCCAGATCAGGCCGAGGGGGCGGCCGTCAGCCATCAGCTTAACCACCAACCCGATGTAAGCCACCACGTGCCTGGGAATATCGGCTACGAAGCGGAGACAGCGGCAGTGTATTCACCCGGTGGAGCGAGTTGCAAGCAGGAAAATGATATCGCATCAGGTATCCCAACCAAAAGTGCCTCGGATGACGGCAGGGCGGACGAGACGGCGGGCCGCACAGAGGAGCCTTCGCTGAAAG AGTCTTCTCCAAGTGACGAGTCCATCGTGTCTCCGCTGAGCGAGGAGCTGCAGGCTGACGCTGAGGACGTCTTTGTGTCTCCAAACAAACCCCGCACTACTGAGGATCTGTTTGCAGTCATTCACAG ATCAAAAAGGAAAGTTCTCGGGAGAAAGGATTCTGGAGACCTTGCTGTAAGAAACAGGTTGAGAGGTTCATCTGGGACTAGCAGCCAGCCCCCCGCCAGCAGCACGCTGCCTGCCAGCAATGTGCCATCGGCCGGCAGCGGGGGCACTCCCATAAGCAGTCAGAGGTCGCCCGGGCTCATATACAGGAATGCCAAAAAGTCCAACACATCCAACGAGGAGTTTAAACTACTGCTCCTTAAGAAGGGCAGCCGATCCGATTCCAGCTACAGGATGTCCGCCACGGAAATTCTGAAAAGTCCTATTTTGCCCAAGTCTCCCGGAGAGCTGACGGTGGATGCCCCTCAAAGCCTAGAGGAGTCTCCCCCCGCGGTGAGCCCCGATGCATCGTCcccgctctccccctgctcccccagggtCAACGCAGAAGGATTCTCCTCCAAGAGCTTTCCCATGTCGGCATCTTCGAGAGTGGGGCGGTCCCGCGCgcccccagcagccagcagcagccggTACAGTGTGCGGTGCAGGCTGTACAACACACCGATGCAGGCCATCTCCGAAGGAGAGACGGAGAACTCGGACGGCAGCCCCCACGACGATCGGTCTTCTCAGAGCTCAACGTAG